The DNA window TGGACTGCATCAAGGAAAATGAATGGATATACAGGATCAAGAGGTCTACTCTGCCATTCCTGAATAAGAGGAATTAGTTTATCTGTTATTCTACTAACACTCTCTGCAGATACTTCAAATCCATATATATCCTGAACATGAGAGCTGATATCCCTAGTACTCATTCCCTTTCCATAAAGCGATAGAATATTATCCTCCAATTTAGAGATGTCCCTTTGATGTTTTTCAACAATCTTAGGTTGATATGCACCTTCTCTGTCTCTGGGAACGAGGAGATCAATGTTTCCAGCGCTTGATTTAACAGTTTTCTTGTACTTACCATTTCTAGAGTTAGTAGTAGATTTATTGGCTAAATCATACTTGGAATATCCAAGCTCTTCTTCAATTTCAGCTTCTAAAGCTTCCTGGATAGTATCTTTAAAAATATCCTTTAAAGCTTCTTCGATATCCTTAATAGATTTAAAGTTTCCTTCTCTAACAAAATCTCTGACAAGTTCCTTCGGTAATCTAGCCATAAAAAAATCCCTCCCTTAATTACATAGATACTACAGTATCATTCAGTAATCAAGAGAAGGACTCAAAAACACAAAAATATTTACACCACCGCTTTTATATTTAACCTAAGTTGCTACCTTGCTAATTATGCGATAAAATACTCTTAAAATAACAACTTTAGGAGTGCACAATATGAAAGATAACATTTATGATATATTAGAATTTGTTCAATTTATTCTTAATCTTACTGGTCATCAAGAAAATTCTCAAGCTAAAATGAGAGATGCTGAAGTTATTACAACGGCAATAATCGCAGGAATATATTTTAATGGTAACTTCCAAAAGACTTTAACTTTTTTTGAAGACTATCCTCATTTTGATTATGTTCTTTCTAAAAGTAGATTCTCTAGAAGACTTGCTAATTTAGGTTCTACCTTAAGTAAAATAATGGATATCATTATGGAACATAATAAAAATAGATCTGAAACCAAAGAATTTATGATTGATTCTTTCCCTATCTCTGTGTGTGACAATTATAGAATTCCTAGATGCAAAATATATTTAGATCATGATCTTTACAGAGGATACATTTCAAGTAAAAGAAAATTTTTTTCGGAGCAAGACTCCATTTGATGACAAATGAAAAAGGCTTACCTGTAGAATATAAAATATTACCTGGATCTATTGCTGATATTACAGCATTTAAAGATTTTAGTTTTGATTTGCCAAAAGATGCCATTATTTATGCGGACAGAGCATATAATGACTATGTTCTTGAAGACGTATTAAGTGATGTTGATATTTACCTTTCACCTATGAGACGTAAAAATTCAAAGCGTTCTAAAAGTAAAAGTCAGGAATTTCTTGATCATATAAAAAGAAAACTAATTGAAACTGTAGGAAGTTCTATAAATAGATTGATGCCAAAGTCTATCCATAGTGTTACTTCTAGGTGTTTTGAACTCAAAATTCTATTATTTTTAATGGGTTATACATTTTTAAATATGAAGTAGCAACTTGGGTTATTTAATGAAAGGTTGAGAAGATAAATTTAGATTTTTATAATATATCAGTGATGATAAAATTTCTAAAATATTACTCCAATCGACAATATAATCCTTATTAAATTATAAAAAATTAATTTTAGGATTAGATTTAAAAAAGATTGAAAAGTTCTCTGTATTTAATTATACCACTGTTATCATCCTTTATAAATTATATTTGAATATATACTAAAGTTTATTATTTTAGGTAGCTATGTTATAATATTTTCTAGGAGGAGTAAAATGACTGCACAATTTTTATTTATATTTGGTATAACTTATCTTGGGGAGATTGCAAGTAGGTTATTTAAATTGCCTATTCCAGGAACAATATTAGGGATGTTACTCATGTTTTTATTTCTAAGTTTAGGTATAATAAAGGTGGAACGAATTGAAAAAGCAGCAAATCTTCTGCTTATAAACATGGCTATATTTTTTCTTCCACCTGGAATAAAACTTATTGATTCACTGGATATTCTAAAAGGAAACTGGATAAAATTAGTAGTAATAGCAGTTACAACAACCTTAATAACAATGATTGTAACTGGTAAAGTTGTAGATTTTTTTATAAGGAGAAAAAAATGACAGAATCTATTTTATATAATCCTTTATTTGGTATAATTTTGAGTCTTTTCACTTTTGAAATAGGAAAGAGAATCTATATGAAATGGAGATATCCAATACTTAATCCACTCATGATAGCAATAATATTAATAATATTATTGCTTTTAAAATTTAACATACCATATGAGGCTTATGCAAAAGGTGGAGATATAATAATATTTTTTTTAGGACCGGCCACAGTTGCTTTAGGAGTTTCTCTGTATAAAAATATTCAAAGATTAAAAGAGTATTTTTTACCAATACTGGCAGGAGTTATAGCTGGATCATCTACAGCTATAGTATCTGTAATAGTTCTTGGTAGGTTGCTCGGTTTGAAAAAAGAACTAATATTATCAATGATACCTAAATCAATAACAACTCCTATAGGAATAGAACTCTCTAAAAGCTTGGGTGGAAATCCGTCTATAACAGTTATCGGAATTATGATTACAGGTGTTACAGGAGCGATCTCATCTCCATTCATATGTAAGTTTTTTAAAATTGAAAGCAAAATATCAAGGGGTATAGGAATAGGAACCTCAAGTCACGCTGTAGGAACATCTAAGGCAATTGAAATGGGGGAAATAGAAGGAGCAATGAGTGGTCTTGCAATAGGAATGGCAGGGCTAGTGACTATATTTTTAGTACCAATTTTGGTAAAAATTTTGATTTGAGTTGCTGGTAGTGTAAATATTTTTGTGTTTTTGAGTCCTTCTCTTGATTACTGAATGATACTGTAGTATCTATGTAATTAAGGGAGGGATTTTTTTATGGCTAGATTACCGAAGGAACTTGTCAGAGATTTTGTTAGAGAAGGAAACTTTAAATCTATTAAGGATATCGAAGAAGCTTTAAAGGATATTTTTAAAGATACTATCCAGGAAGCTTTAGAAGCTGAAATTGAAGAAGAGCTTGGATATTCCAAGTATGATTTAGCCAATAAATCTACTACTAACTCTAGAAATGGTAAGTACAAGAAAACTGTTAAATCAAGCGCTGGAAACATTGATCTCCTCGTTCCCAGAGACAGAGAAGGTGCATATCAACCTAAGATTGTTGAAAAACATCAAAGGGACATCTCTAAATTGGAGGATAATATTCTATCGCTTTATGGAAAGGGAATGAGTACTAGGGATATCAGCTCTCATGTTCAGGATATATATGGATTTGAAGTATCTGCAGAGAGTGTTAGTAGAATAACAGATAAACTAATTCCTCTTATTCAGGAATGGCAGAGTAGACCTCTTGATCCTGTATATCCATTCATTTTCCTTGATGCAGTCCACTATTCAGTCAAAGAGGAGAATAGAATTGTTAAAAAGGCTGCCTACGTTGTCTTAGGAGTTACTTTAGAAGGAAGAAAAGAAATTTTAGGAATATATATAGGTGAGAATGAGACCTCAAAATTTTGGTTATCAGTAATGACTGATCTTAAAAATAGAGGTGTTAAAGATATCTTAATCGCTTCTGTAGATGGTCTGAACGGATTTGATAATGCTATTCTGAGTGTATTTCCACAGGCTCAGATTCAGAGGTGCATAGTTCACCAAATAAGGAATACGCTAAAATATGTAAGCTACAAAGACAGAAAATCTTTTGCGCATGACTTAAAATCTATTTATACTGCCCCAAGTGAAGAAGCAGGGCTAACTGCTCTTAATTCTGTCAAGGATTCCTGGAAAGCGAAATATCCATACGCTCTAAGGAGCTGGGAAGTGAACTGGAGTCAATTAAGTGCATTCTATGAGTATACAGAAGAAATAAAAAAGGTGATGTATACAACCAATGTGATAGAAAACGTCCATAGGCAATTCAGAAAAGTTACTAAATCCAAGGGGGTATTTCCTACAGATATGTCTCTATTGAAGCAGTTATATCTTGTAGTAATTGATTTAGATAAGAAATGGGATAGAAGTTTTAAAAGAGGTTGGGATCAGATTCTTGGACAATTGGCAATTAAATATGAAGACAGACTCTCAGAATATTTATTCTAGAGAGCCTGTTGGTTTATTCAGTAATTAAGTCTTGGAGAATACACAAAAGGTGTTACATTACCGAGTTGCTTACAAAAATCATTATAAAAAGGCTCCTAGGAGCCTTTTTATAATGATTTTTCTTTTATAATTTTAGTTAGCATTTCTTTGATTCCTACATCAACATTTCTAAAAGTAATTTTAAACTGCAGGGATTCAAAAGTGTAAGAATCTAAAATTCTTCCTATACTTTCCTCTAAAAAACTATAATTGAGAGACTCTAAAGAATAAAAATCTAAGATAATATTTTTCTTTTTCTCTAAACTTTCAGAAATTTTTTCAAAAAGAATACTAGGATCATGATCTATGAAATTTATAATTTTAATAGTCATTTTTAATCACCTCTCATTAGAAAGGTACAAATATTGGATTAAAATTCCTTTTTAAAATTTATTTTAATTCTATCAAAACTGGGCAATGATCAGAACCGACCACATTGTCAAGAATCTCTATTTTTTTTATATTTGAAATAAAGTCTTTATTAACACAGTGATAGTCTATTCTCCAGCCGATATTTTTTTCTCTTGCTCTAAAGCGATAAGACCACCACGTATATTTTATCTCGTTGGGATAAAGATATCTAAATATATCAATATATCCTGATTCTAAGAATTTGGTCATCCAAGCCCTTTCTTCAGGTAAAAATCCTGGATTTTTAGTATTGCTTTTTGGATTTTTTAAATCTATTTCCTGATGAGCAATGTTATAATCTCCACATAAAACAATATTCTCACCCATTTCTACAAGAGAATTACAATAATTTAAAAGCTCGGAACAAAAGTTCAATTTATAATCAAGTCTTTTTCCATTTTCCTGACTGTTTGGGAAATAACAGTTTATAAGAGTAAAATTCTCAAATTTTGCTTCTATATACCTTCCTTCATCATCAAAAATACTTTTTCCCATGCTTTTTACAAAAAGTGGTTCTTTTTTTTGAATAAAGTGCGACTCCGCTATAGCCTTTTTTTTCTGCCGACTCAAAATAAGAGTAATATCCCGGAACTTTTTTAATTTTGTCCACCAGCTGATCTTCAGAGGCTTTGGTTTCCTGAAGACATAGAATATCCGGAGAGAACTTTTCAAAAATATCCTGGAAAGCACCTTTTTTTTCAACAGCCCTGATTCCATTAACATTCCATGAAAAAATTTTCATATGCTATAAGACTCCTTTCTGAAGATATCTTTTAAGTTTTGCTATTATCATATTTATTGCTATTTTATTTTCTCCACCTCTAGGAATAATAATATCTGCATATCTTTTACTAGGCTCACAGAACTCAAGGTACATAGGTTTTACTGTTTTTAGGTATTGATCTCTTACTGAATCAAATGTTCTCCCTCTTTCGTGGATATCTCTTTCAATTCTTCGTAAAAGCATCTCATCGGCATCTGTATCAACAAATATTTTTACATCAAACATTTTTCTTAGTTCAGGGACTGCAAATAGTAAGATGCCCTCTACTATTATTATTTTTGACGGTTGGATGGTCACAGTTTCCTCTTTTCTAGAATGAGTTTTGAAATCGTATATAGGTCTCTCTATAACCTGGTTTTTTAAAAGGCTTTCCAAGTCTTTTTTTAGAAGCTCAAATTCAATTGAATTTGGATGATCAAAATTCACATTGGCTCTTTCTTGGATAGACATCTCTTTCAATTCTTTATAATAAGCATCCTGAGCTACTAAAACTGCATCTTCTGATTTGAATGCTTTAACTAAATTTTTTGCTACAGTGGTTTTCCCACTTCCACTGCCTCCTGCGACTCCGATAATGATGCAATTTTTCATTTATCAATTTCCTCCTGCTTATATTAAAAAATTGGATATTTAATTTTTAAAAATTATTTTTTAATTATACAATACTTGAAATAAAATATCAATAAATCAAAAGAAGACAGCATTTGCTGTCTTCTTTTAATAAAAATTATTTTTACCAACCACCGGAACCAGCTCTTCTCGAGCTAACAGCCCAACCACCGGAACCAGCTCTTCTCGAGCTAACAGCCCAACCACCGGAACCAGCTCTTCTCGAGCTAACAGCCCAACCACCGGAACCAGCTCTTCTCGAGCTAACAGCCCAACCACCGGAACCAGCTCTTCTAGATGACGAAGTAGCAGCAAAAGAAACAGAAGAGACAATTAAAATAAGCGTTAATAACAGGACAACTCTTTTTTTCATGATAATACCCCCTATTTTTTATTGTTTTTAAAATGTTGAAAAAGGTTTTATATTGTGTAAAAAATTATTAATTTCATTTTGTAATCCAAATTTCATATAAAAATCTATGAAATCAAAAGAGAGTTCAAGTCTTTTTTCTCTTTTTAAAAGATCAAAATAAAATTTTTCAATTTTTTGAACGGTTTCAAGATCTTTTTTAGTTAAATGAGTTAATAAGTAACGGATTGCTGAGAATTTGAAATTTAAATTTCTTTTTGTTTTTTCATTACAAAGCCTAAAAAAATAATTTATAGCATCTTTCTTTTTATTTAGTAAAAGAGAAGTTTCTCCAATTTCAAAAATCATTTGTTCAAAAGTGTATTTTGAAACCTCATCCAAACTAACCAATTCAATTAATTTTTTACATTTTCTAAGATAAAATTTAATTTTATCGGTACTGTTCTCTAACCTTGAAATATAAAGAAGATTATTGTTTATAATCATTTTATGGTTTATATCTTTATACTTAAGCATTAAACTTCTATAAATTGAGATAGCTTTTTCGTAGTGACTAAGGTCGGCCAGAGAAAGAGCTTGATAGTTTTTTACATCAAAATATTGATTTGAATCAGAAATATACTGTTCTACATCATTAAAGTATTCAAGAGCTTTTTGATGATCTTTTAAACTATCAAAGATGCAACCAAAATTAAAAAGAATAATAGATCTTTCAGGCAAAGAGAAAGAATTAATTTCAGATCTAATTAAGTTTTCTAAATCTACAGCAGCCAGAAAATTTTCAGTCTGAAGATAGATTCTTATTAAGCTTAAACTTACTTTTCCTAATGCATTAGAATCTCTAATTATGATAAGGTCATTCAGGATTCTTAGATAAAAGCTCGCAGCTCGATGAAAATTTTCTTTTTCAAAAAAAATATTACCAATTTTTTCATAAAGGGTGATTTTGGTTTGAATATCATATTCAGAGGCATAACTTTCGATATCTGAAATTATGGATTCAATAGACTCTTCTTTTTCAAGTCTTTTTAAGAAGTTGATCTTTAATTTTTCAATTTGTTTTTGTTTGCTTTCCATCAACTCTTCTAATTTTACTCTGACAGAAATATTTCTTTCTTCGAAAATCTTATTAAAATTTTCAACAAGTATTTTAGCAGTATTTTCGTTGAATTTATTTTTACCTGTTTCTATCATGGCAAGATGACTTCTAGAAATTTGATCTCCTGCCAGATCTTTTTGGTTTATTTTGTATTTCTTTCTAAGTGCTATAAGTTTTTCAACAGGACTTAAAATCTCCATATCATTCACCTCTTTTAAAGATTGTAGTGTATATACGCCTTATTGTCAATAAAGATAATGACTAAAATTAAAAAAATATTATTTATTTAAAAAAAGACATTTTAATATCTAAAAATAAAAAATAAATTATTTTAACAACATAAATATAGTTTTTTTTAAAAAAACAAGCTTTTTGTCATTAATTAATATGACAAAAAAGATAAAATACAGACAATTTATCTAAAGAAACTTGATTTATTATAAAAAAAAGTGTATCTTTAAATCAAGAAGAGTAAATTAAATTTGTGAACAGGAGGACAGATTATGTTTATTAATTCAAATTATAAAAAAGATAATATACTAACGGACAATATATTAACGGACATAGTAAGTCCTTCTGAAATTGTTGGAATTTTTCAAAAAGACTACAGTGAAAATTTTAGAAGAGAAAAAGTAAAAAAAAATTTTCTGGAGAATCTTCTAGTAAAACTCCATACTTTAGATGCTAGTAAGGCTTTATTTCATCTAAAAATGGTAGGAGAAATTTCAGCTTTACTTTCCAGAAAATATGGATTTTCTGAATCTAAAGTAAAAAAAATAGAATTCTTTGCTAAGATACATGACCTAGGAAAAGTTGGTATTCCAGAAAAAATATTAAATAAGCCTGGAAAACTTACAAAAGATGAATTTGAGGTAGTAAAGGAGCATACTGAAATAGGTTATCACCTTATAAATAAATTTGGATTTTCAAAGATTGGAGAAAATATTATAAGATACCATCATGAAAAATGGAATGGGAAGGGGTATAGAGGACTTGTCCAAAAGGAAATACCTATAGAGGCTAGAATTGTTTCTATAGCAGATGTTTATGACGCTCTCAGAATGAAGAGAACTTATAAGGAATCATTTACACATGAAAAAGCTGTTGCCATTATAAACGAGGGAAGAGGAGAGGACTTTGATCCTGAACTTGTAGATATATTTTTAAAATGCCACCAAGAAATAAAAATTATATATAATAGAAACATTAACTGACTAAAAAAAGAGCCACTGTGGCTCTTTTTTTAGTCAGTTATCTATAGAAAATTCCTGATATATATTTTTCAAATATTAAAATATTTTAAAGTGTCAGGTGGAAATAATAGGAGAAATAAAACTGTGTCGCGGCGCTACTTAAATAAAATTTATTTTTCCAAGCTCCATTTTATCAATTATAGCTAAGGATTCTAAATGAATACCCTGGTTTCTTAGAATATTTCCACCAGGTTGAAATCCTTTTTCTATTGCAATTCCTATTCCTATAAGCTCGGCTCCAGCTTGTTCTATAATTTTTTGAATTCCGATAATAGCGTTTCCAGTTGCAAGGAAATCATCAACAAATAAAATTTTATCTTCAGAATTTAAAAATTCTTTGGAAACACAGATATCATAGTCTACTTTTTTTGTAAATGAATGAACTTTTTCAAAATACATTCCATCCATGGTAGTTGGCTTTTTTTTCTTTGCAAAAACTAAAGGAACATCAAAAGCTACAGCGGCAGCAAGTCCAATGGCAATACCTGAAGCTTCAATAGTCAGAATTTTATTAATTTTTTTTCCTTCAAATTTTTTTTTTAGCTCTTTTCCCATCTCCATCATGATGATTGGATCTATTTGGTGGTTTAGAAAACTATCTACTTTGAGAGTGGTTGGGTTTATTATTTCTCCATTTTTCAGTATTTTTTCTTTTAATAATTTCAATTTTGTCCTCCTAAATAATAATCGTATTATCTTAAATAATTTGAGTGCTATAAAAATATTTTGCAGATTAAATTTGTTATTATAAGTTTACCTTTTTAAAGAACAAACTTTTATCATGTATAACATGAATTATATCAAATGTCAATTGGACTAAGAGTTTTGTGACAGTTCACTACTCTTTTAATGATTGACAAAATAACACTTCACGTGGTATATTTTTTAAATATAAAATTAATTAACCTAAGTTGCTACCTTGCTAATTATGCGATAAAATACTCTTAAAATAACAACTTTAGGAGTGCACAATATGAAAGATAACATTTATGATATATTAGAATTTGTTCAATTTATTCTTAATCTTACTGGTCATCAAGAAAATTCTCAAGCTAAAATGAGAGATGCTGAAGTTATTACAACGGCAATAATCGCAGGAATATATTTTAATGGTAACTTCCAAAAGACTTTAACTTTTTTTGAAGACTATCCTCATTTTGATTATGTTCTTTCTAAAAGTAGATTCTCTAGAAGACTTGCTAATTTAGGTTCTACCTTAAGTAAAATAATGGATATCATTATGGAACATAATAAAAATAGATCTGAAACCAAAGAATTTATGATTGATTCTTTCCCTATCTCTGTGTGTGACAATTATAGAATTCCTAGATGCAAAATATATTTAGATCATGATCTTTACAGAGGATACATTTCAAGTAAAAGAAAATTTTTTTCGGAGCAAGACTCCATTTGATGACAAATGAAAAAGGCTTACCTGTAGAATATAAAATATTACCTGGATCTATTGCTGATATTACAGCATTTAAAGATTTTAGTTTTGATTTGCCAAAAGATGCCATTATTTATGCGGACAGAGCATATAATGACTATGTTCTTGAAGACGTATTAAGTGATGTTGATATTTACCTTTCACCTATGAGACGTAAAAATTCAAAGCGTTCTAAAAGTAAAAGTCAGGAATTTCTTGATCATATAAAAAGAAAACTAATTGAAACTGTAGGAAGTTCTATAAATAGATTGATGCCAAAGTCTATCCATAGTGTTACTTCTAGGTGTTTTGAACTCAAAATTCTATTATTTTTAATGGGTTATACATTTTTAAATATGAAGTAGCAACTTGGGTTAATTAATAATATCTAAAAATGTGACTTATTATCTTGATATTGGTCACTATTTTATTTTATTTATAAAAAATATTGCTCATATAAACTGCAAATACGGTGCGGTGTATCTACGACTAACCTTAAATTGGTCT is part of the uncultured Ilyobacter sp. genome and encodes:
- a CDS encoding IS256 family transposase, which encodes MARLPKELVRDFVREGNFKSIKDIEEALKDIFKDTIQEALEAEIEEELGYSKYDLANKSTTNSRNGKYKKTVKSSAGNIDLLVPRDREGAYQPKIVEKHQRDISKLEDNILSLYGKGMSTRDISSHVQDIYGFEVSAESVSRITDKLIPLIQEWQSRPLDPVYPFIFLDAVHYSVKEENRIVKKAAYVVLGVTLEGRKEILGIYIGENETSKFWLSVMTDLKNRGVKDILIASVDGLNGFDNAILSVFPQAQIQRCIVHQIRNTLKYVSYKDRKSFAHDLKSIYTAPSEEAGLTALNSVKDSWKAKYPYALRSWEVNWSQLSAFYEYTEEIKKVMYTTNVIENVHRQFRKVTKSKGVFPTDMSLLKQLYLVVIDLDKKWDRSFKRGWDQILGQLAIKYEDRLSEYLF
- a CDS encoding xanthine phosphoribosyltransferase, producing the protein MKLLKEKILKNGEIINPTTLKVDSFLNHQIDPIIMMEMGKELKKKFEGKKINKILTIEASGIAIGLAAAVAFDVPLVFAKKKKPTTMDGMYFEKVHSFTKKVDYDICVSKEFLNSEDKILFVDDFLATGNAIIGIQKIIEQAGAELIGIGIAIEKGFQPGGNILRNQGIHLESLAIIDKMELGKINFI
- a CDS encoding STAS-like domain-containing protein, which codes for MTIKIINFIDHDPSILFEKISESLEKKKNIILDFYSLESLNYSFLEESIGRILDSYTFESLQFKITFRNVDVGIKEMLTKIIKEKSL
- a CDS encoding transposase, whose amino-acid sequence is MTNEKGLPVEYKILPGSIADITAFKDFSFDLPKDAIIYADRAYNDYVLEDVLSDVDIYLSPMRRKNSKRSKSKSQEFLDHIKRKLIETVGSSINRLMPKSIHSVTSRCFELKILLFLMGYTFLNMK
- a CDS encoding LrgB family protein — its product is MTESILYNPLFGIILSLFTFEIGKRIYMKWRYPILNPLMIAIILIILLLLKFNIPYEAYAKGGDIIIFFLGPATVALGVSLYKNIQRLKEYFLPILAGVIAGSSTAIVSVIVLGRLLGLKKELILSMIPKSITTPIGIELSKSLGGNPSITVIGIMITGVTGAISSPFICKFFKIESKISRGIGIGTSSHAVGTSKAIEMGEIEGAMSGLAIGMAGLVTIFLVPILVKILI
- a CDS encoding helix-turn-helix transcriptional regulator; this encodes MEILSPVEKLIALRKKYKINQKDLAGDQISRSHLAMIETGKNKFNENTAKILVENFNKIFEERNISVRVKLEELMESKQKQIEKLKINFLKRLEKEESIESIISDIESYASEYDIQTKITLYEKIGNIFFEKENFHRAASFYLRILNDLIIIRDSNALGKVSLSLIRIYLQTENFLAAVDLENLIRSEINSFSLPERSIILFNFGCIFDSLKDHQKALEYFNDVEQYISDSNQYFDVKNYQALSLADLSHYEKAISIYRSLMLKYKDINHKMIINNNLLYISRLENSTDKIKFYLRKCKKLIELVSLDEVSKYTFEQMIFEIGETSLLLNKKKDAINYFFRLCNEKTKRNLNFKFSAIRYLLTHLTKKDLETVQKIEKFYFDLLKREKRLELSFDFIDFYMKFGLQNEINNFLHNIKPFSTF
- the udk gene encoding uridine kinase, which translates into the protein MKNCIIIGVAGGSGSGKTTVAKNLVKAFKSEDAVLVAQDAYYKELKEMSIQERANVNFDHPNSIEFELLKKDLESLLKNQVIERPIYDFKTHSRKEETVTIQPSKIIIVEGILLFAVPELRKMFDVKIFVDTDADEMLLRRIERDIHERGRTFDSVRDQYLKTVKPMYLEFCEPSKRYADIIIPRGGENKIAINMIIAKLKRYLQKGVL
- a CDS encoding CidA/LrgA family protein encodes the protein MTAQFLFIFGITYLGEIASRLFKLPIPGTILGMLLMFLFLSLGIIKVERIEKAANLLLINMAIFFLPPGIKLIDSLDILKGNWIKLVVIAVTTTLITMIVTGKVVDFFIRRKK
- a CDS encoding HD domain-containing phosphohydrolase encodes the protein MFINSNYKKDNILTDNILTDIVSPSEIVGIFQKDYSENFRREKVKKNFLENLLVKLHTLDASKALFHLKMVGEISALLSRKYGFSESKVKKIEFFAKIHDLGKVGIPEKILNKPGKLTKDEFEVVKEHTEIGYHLINKFGFSKIGENIIRYHHEKWNGKGYRGLVQKEIPIEARIVSIADVYDALRMKRTYKESFTHEKAVAIINEGRGEDFDPELVDIFLKCHQEIKIIYNRNIN